In Pseudobdellovibrionaceae bacterium, the following proteins share a genomic window:
- a CDS encoding NarK family nitrate/nitrite MFS transporter: protein MDIKNKATSINLFSFSTRPMRAFHVTWFAFFLCFFAWFGIAPLMAVVREELGLTKQQIGNTIIASVAITIIARLIIGWLCDKIGPRLSYTWLLILGSLPVMGIGFAHDYESFLLFRLAIGAIGASFVITQYHTSVMFAPNCVGTANATSAGWGNLGGGVTQMIMPLIFAGFVGLGYANYWSWRLSMVVAGGVCFLTGIAYFFLTTDYPNGNRKELIASGEIPEVVHKQKGLFWLAAKDYRVWALFLIYAACFGIELTINNIAALYFKDYFGLGLKTAGLVAGLFGLMNIFARTLGGVIGDKFGQAGGLHGRVKWLFIALLVEGIALLLFSRMTILPMAIGTMIVFSLFVQMSEGATYSVVPFINKKAIGSVSGIVGAGGNMGAVTAGFLFRAENISWPQGLFILGIMVILFAFAAFFVRFSAAEEEAAKIEFDKAVEERKSLAAGKESWIPIPDFSRVGPMDLLRVYLGVALAIKGIYFIINMKAMEALTAGIGMMEEATAWFVVFAHTVGGVALALGFATRVASAINAVVLFGAILFVHAQEGLFAANQGFEFSLFVLFALLLLFWRGSGKFSVDHYLFNGESSKASA, encoded by the coding sequence GTGGATATCAAGAATAAAGCCACATCGATTAATCTATTTAGTTTTTCGACCCGTCCTATGCGGGCCTTTCACGTCACCTGGTTTGCCTTTTTCCTCTGCTTCTTTGCCTGGTTTGGTATTGCGCCCCTGATGGCAGTGGTGCGGGAAGAATTGGGCCTCACCAAACAGCAAATTGGTAACACCATTATCGCTTCAGTGGCCATCACCATTATTGCCCGCCTGATTATTGGCTGGCTTTGTGACAAGATCGGGCCTCGCCTCTCTTATACATGGCTTTTGATCCTCGGCTCTCTTCCCGTGATGGGCATTGGCTTTGCTCACGACTATGAGAGTTTTCTCCTTTTTCGCCTAGCGATCGGCGCGATCGGCGCTTCATTCGTGATCACTCAGTACCACACCTCGGTCATGTTTGCTCCGAACTGCGTGGGAACAGCCAACGCAACATCGGCCGGCTGGGGAAACCTCGGCGGCGGTGTGACCCAAATGATTATGCCACTCATTTTTGCTGGATTCGTTGGCCTAGGCTATGCCAACTATTGGAGCTGGCGCCTGTCGATGGTCGTGGCAGGTGGTGTGTGTTTCTTAACCGGTATTGCCTACTTCTTTTTGACCACAGATTATCCCAACGGTAATCGCAAAGAACTGATTGCATCAGGTGAAATCCCCGAGGTGGTGCATAAGCAAAAGGGACTATTTTGGCTAGCCGCAAAAGACTACCGGGTGTGGGCTCTGTTTTTGATTTATGCCGCTTGTTTCGGTATTGAGCTGACCATCAACAATATTGCCGCTCTTTACTTTAAAGACTATTTCGGATTGGGGCTTAAGACGGCTGGTCTGGTCGCGGGCCTGTTTGGACTGATGAATATTTTTGCCCGCACCTTGGGTGGGGTGATTGGTGATAAATTTGGTCAGGCCGGCGGCCTGCATGGTCGGGTGAAGTGGCTGTTCATCGCATTGTTGGTGGAAGGTATTGCCCTTTTGCTTTTCTCGCGCATGACCATTCTGCCCATGGCGATTGGGACGATGATCGTCTTTAGTTTGTTTGTGCAAATGTCTGAAGGAGCCACCTATTCAGTGGTGCCATTCATTAATAAAAAGGCCATCGGGTCTGTCTCAGGAATCGTCGGCGCTGGTGGAAACATGGGCGCGGTGACGGCGGGGTTTTTGTTTCGTGCAGAAAACATCAGCTGGCCCCAGGGACTTTTCATATTGGGTATTATGGTAATCCTATTTGCCTTTGCCGCCTTCTTTGTCCGCTTCTCAGCAGCTGAGGAAGAAGCCGCCAAAATTGAATTCGACAAGGCAGTGGAAGAAAGAAAGTCTTTGGCCGCCGGCAAGGAGAGCTGGATTCCCATCCCGGACTTCTCCCGGGTTGGCCCCATGGATCTTTTGCGGGTTTACTTGGGTGTCGCCTTAGCGATTAAGGGAATCTACTTCATTATCAACATGAAGGCCATGGAAGCGCTAACGGCTGGAATTGGTATGATGGAAGAAGCAACCGCATGGTTTGTGGTCTTTGCCCACACGGTAGGTGGTGTGGCCCTGGCTCTCGGATTTGCCACCCGGGTGGCATCAGCCATTAATGCTGTGGTTCTCTTTGGTGCGATATTGTTTGTTCATGCTCAAGAGGGACTGTTTGCCGCCAACCAGGGTTTTGAATTCTCCTTGTTTGTGCTTTTTGCACTGTTGCTCTTGTTCTGGAGAGGTTCAGGCAAGTTCTCTGTTGATCATTATTTGTTTAACGGTGAGAGCAGTAAGGCGTCTGCGTAG
- a CDS encoding Crp/Fnr family transcriptional regulator, whose amino-acid sequence MNCGTCKEISCDNIFKDVPTEELMRISRSKVSNRYQKGQNVNVQGNPVFGAYCICSGKLKLSTTCPETGKETIFRICGPGDIIGFRALFAGELLQATITALEPSEVCFFSREEIQRILTRHPEVLLQVARKFGKMLGNAEKTIASLTQQSVKQRYALLLVSLHNSHGDSVENKINLKLTREEVASLIGTTSETVTRLTTEFKKDRLIDIRNKFYFILNKSKLASLSEGGMTVESTPPGFFSARTLEFFQ is encoded by the coding sequence ATGAACTGCGGGACCTGCAAAGAAATCTCCTGTGACAACATCTTCAAAGATGTTCCCACCGAAGAATTGATGCGCATTTCCCGTTCCAAGGTTTCCAACCGCTACCAAAAGGGCCAAAACGTCAATGTTCAGGGTAATCCTGTTTTTGGTGCCTATTGTATCTGCTCGGGAAAGCTGAAACTCTCAACCACTTGCCCTGAAACGGGAAAAGAAACCATTTTTCGTATCTGTGGCCCCGGAGACATCATTGGCTTTCGTGCCCTGTTCGCCGGAGAACTCCTGCAAGCGACTATTACCGCTCTCGAACCCTCCGAAGTCTGCTTTTTTAGCCGTGAAGAGATCCAACGCATCTTGACCCGTCACCCGGAAGTTCTTCTTCAGGTGGCGCGCAAGTTTGGCAAAATGCTCGGCAATGCGGAAAAAACGATCGCCTCGCTCACTCAACAATCAGTAAAACAGCGCTATGCTCTTCTTTTGGTTTCTTTGCATAATTCCCACGGTGATTCAGTGGAGAACAAAATCAATCTCAAACTCACCCGTGAAGAGGTGGCCTCGCTCATCGGCACCACTTCTGAAACCGTCACTCGCCTGACGACTGAGTTTAAGAAAGATCGCCTGATCGACATTCGTAACAAGTTCTATTTTATCTTAAACAAATCCAAGCTGGCCAGCCTGTCAGAAGGTGGCATGACCGTTGAATCGACCCCACCTGGTTTTTTCAGTGCCCGAACTCTGGAGTTCTTCCAGTAA
- a CDS encoding thiamine pyrophosphate-binding protein, with product MKCSGAKLAAKALVDANIELVLGIPGTHNIELYDAMREEPHLRPLLVGSEQSASFIADGYARASGRLACVNVVPGAGVTHALSGVAEAYMDQIPMLVLATGIRSDSGAHFQLHDIDQCAILRPVCKGVFRALSHRDIYTVIRKAADLALSYPRGPVAVEIPANLLLFPGEVSDQDLVHHPISSTSLSPEDERALDEIAECLKSSSKTCLYLGLGCLPAAKHLAQLAERLQAPVFTTISAKGLFPETHPLFAWNVPGEGAPPQLKDLFNEAEVILAIGCRFGEVATASYGIGISGKLIHIDIDPHSLNANYPAHLSLAIDSQLALPYLLQKLSPSIESNYLAEEKISRFRQDLSDERRRLPIQADQVTPAHFFLALNESFSSHAAFITDSGNGTFLAMEHLHLSHPQRFMAPVDFSCMGYSVPAAIGAALARPDQPAIGLVGDGAFLMTGLEMLTATREGLPVAFFILRDRELSQIAQFQRRVLNRTTLTELHSMDFKAYSQSLGLEYFHIDQDAQIQEILGDVRTHLGNKVPTLTEVNIDYSRETFFTQGALKTNFDRLDIKSKIRMAGRLVGRKIFSRD from the coding sequence ATGAAATGTTCGGGCGCAAAGCTTGCCGCAAAAGCCCTCGTCGATGCCAATATCGAATTGGTGTTAGGTATACCCGGCACCCACAACATTGAACTCTACGATGCCATGAGAGAGGAACCTCACCTTCGTCCACTCCTGGTTGGCAGTGAACAGTCAGCCTCCTTTATTGCCGATGGCTACGCCCGAGCCAGCGGCAGACTGGCTTGCGTGAACGTGGTCCCCGGAGCGGGAGTCACCCATGCTCTGTCGGGAGTCGCCGAAGCCTATATGGATCAGATCCCCATGCTGGTCTTGGCGACAGGAATCCGCTCCGATTCTGGTGCCCACTTTCAACTTCACGACATCGATCAGTGTGCCATCCTCAGACCCGTTTGCAAGGGCGTCTTCCGCGCCCTTTCCCATCGAGATATTTACACTGTTATTCGCAAGGCGGCCGACCTTGCCTTAAGTTATCCTCGTGGCCCAGTGGCCGTTGAAATCCCAGCCAACCTTTTGTTGTTCCCAGGAGAAGTGAGTGACCAGGATTTGGTTCACCACCCAATCTCTTCAACTTCACTCTCGCCAGAAGACGAGCGGGCCCTGGACGAAATTGCGGAGTGCCTAAAGTCCTCATCCAAAACCTGTCTTTATTTGGGTCTGGGCTGCCTGCCCGCCGCCAAACATTTGGCCCAGCTGGCGGAACGACTCCAGGCTCCGGTCTTCACCACCATTTCTGCTAAAGGTCTGTTTCCCGAAACTCATCCGCTCTTCGCTTGGAACGTCCCTGGCGAGGGCGCTCCTCCTCAACTCAAAGACCTTTTTAATGAAGCCGAGGTTATTCTCGCCATTGGTTGCCGCTTTGGGGAAGTGGCCACAGCCAGTTACGGAATTGGGATTTCCGGCAAGCTCATTCACATAGATATTGATCCCCACTCCCTCAACGCCAACTACCCAGCACACCTGTCTCTCGCCATTGACAGCCAGTTGGCGCTTCCTTATTTGTTGCAAAAACTTTCCCCATCAATTGAAAGCAACTACCTAGCCGAGGAAAAAATCTCTCGCTTTCGACAAGACCTCAGCGATGAGCGCAGAAGACTGCCGATTCAAGCCGACCAGGTTACCCCCGCTCACTTTTTTCTTGCGCTCAATGAATCCTTTTCCTCCCATGCCGCTTTCATCACCGACAGTGGTAACGGTACGTTTTTGGCCATGGAACATCTGCACCTTTCTCATCCCCAACGATTCATGGCCCCAGTGGATTTTTCCTGCATGGGCTACTCGGTTCCTGCAGCCATTGGCGCCGCACTGGCTCGCCCCGATCAGCCCGCCATCGGATTAGTCGGCGACGGAGCGTTTTTAATGACCGGGCTTGAAATGCTGACGGCGACACGAGAAGGGCTGCCCGTGGCTTTCTTTATTCTTCGGGATCGCGAGCTCTCGCAGATAGCCCAATTTCAGCGCCGGGTACTCAATCGCACCACTTTGACTGAACTTCACTCCATGGATTTTAAGGCCTATTCCCAAAGCCTTGGCCTGGAATACTTCCATATTGATCAAGACGCTCAGATTCAGGAAATCCTTGGGGATGTCCGCACTCATTTAGGCAATAAAGTCCCCACTTTAACTGAGGTGAACATTGATTACTCCCGGGAGACCTTCTTCACCCAAGGTGCTCTTAAAACCAACTTCGATCGATTGGATATTAAAAGCAAAATACGCATGGCTGGAAGACTTGTGGGAAGGAAGATTTTTTCCCGCGATTAG
- a CDS encoding MFS transporter — MSVNLTNWKVEDEAFWEKEGKKIANRNLWISIPSLLCGFAVWLYWGIITVQMLNLGFPFTQEQLFSLTAIAGLSGATLRIPSTFFIRIAGGRNTIFFTTALLMIPALGTGIALQDKNTPLWVFQILALLCGFGGGNFASSMSNISFFFPKKVQGTSLGLNAGLGNFGVTTMQILVPLVMTMGIFGGDSMTLVNTSGTLIGKIPAGSETYIHNAGYIWLVLLVPLAFAGWFGMNNIVTNSVTPSLGSPFGSFVKISGLLGIGLVAAALGIYLMMPPPVGIALMNKWIVLPLVIAATVFMMRYLTTGKLQENLKRQYKIFESKHTWAMTVIYTMTFGSFIGYSAAFPLCIKVVFGFQHIMGADGVMTHTTVNPNGPSALMYAWMGPFIGALIRPVGGWISDRLGGARVTHWVSVAMIGMAIGVAYYLTKAYQSATPEEYFWPFFGLFVLLFTATGVGNGSTFRTIAMVFNEEQAGPVLGWTSAVAAYGAFIIPKVFGEQIKATTPELALYGFAVFYFLCLILNWWFYLRPNAYIKNP; from the coding sequence ATGTCTGTGAATTTGACCAATTGGAAAGTGGAAGATGAAGCCTTTTGGGAGAAAGAAGGAAAGAAGATTGCCAACCGCAATCTGTGGATCTCCATTCCCAGCCTGCTGTGCGGGTTTGCCGTATGGCTTTATTGGGGAATTATTACTGTACAAATGCTTAACCTTGGCTTTCCGTTCACCCAGGAGCAGCTGTTCTCGCTCACGGCAATTGCCGGTCTTTCGGGAGCAACCTTAAGAATTCCCAGTACCTTTTTTATCCGCATTGCCGGCGGAAGAAATACCATTTTCTTCACCACGGCCCTGCTCATGATTCCGGCCCTTGGGACGGGGATCGCTCTTCAGGATAAAAACACGCCTTTGTGGGTATTTCAGATCCTGGCATTGCTCTGTGGATTTGGCGGCGGAAACTTTGCCTCGTCCATGTCGAATATTAGCTTTTTCTTCCCCAAAAAGGTGCAAGGAACCTCTTTGGGATTGAACGCTGGCCTTGGCAACTTTGGTGTAACCACCATGCAGATCCTCGTTCCTCTGGTGATGACCATGGGGATTTTTGGTGGTGATTCCATGACCTTGGTGAACACCTCTGGCACCTTGATTGGAAAAATCCCAGCGGGATCGGAAACCTATATTCACAATGCGGGCTATATTTGGCTGGTACTACTGGTTCCCCTGGCCTTCGCTGGTTGGTTCGGTATGAACAATATTGTCACCAACAGTGTGACCCCATCGTTGGGTTCACCATTTGGGTCCTTTGTTAAGATCTCAGGGCTCTTGGGTATCGGGTTGGTGGCCGCAGCTTTGGGCATTTACCTAATGATGCCTCCTCCCGTTGGAATCGCATTGATGAACAAGTGGATTGTGTTGCCTTTGGTGATTGCGGCGACTGTGTTCATGATGCGCTACCTAACGACTGGGAAACTCCAGGAGAATCTCAAGCGTCAGTATAAGATCTTTGAGAGCAAGCACACTTGGGCGATGACGGTGATTTACACCATGACTTTCGGTTCTTTTATTGGTTACTCGGCGGCATTTCCTCTGTGTATCAAGGTGGTGTTTGGTTTTCAGCACATCATGGGTGCTGATGGAGTGATGACTCACACGACGGTTAACCCAAATGGTCCCAGTGCCCTTATGTATGCCTGGATGGGCCCCTTTATTGGAGCCTTGATTCGACCTGTCGGGGGCTGGATATCGGACCGTTTAGGTGGCGCGCGAGTCACTCATTGGGTGTCGGTGGCGATGATTGGAATGGCAATTGGTGTTGCCTATTACCTGACCAAGGCCTACCAGTCGGCCACACCGGAAGAGTACTTCTGGCCCTTCTTTGGGTTGTTTGTGTTGCTGTTTACAGCGACGGGAGTGGGGAATGGCTCTACCTTCCGCACCATCGCCATGGTCTTCAATGAGGAGCAGGCGGGGCCGGTGCTAGGGTGGACATCAGCCGTGGCGGCCTATGGAGCCTTTATTATTCCTAAAGTCTTTGGAGAGCAAATTAAGGCAACAACCCCGGAGCTGGCGCTTTACGGGTTTGCGGTCTTTTACTTTCTCTGTTTGATCTTGAATTGGTGGTTCTATCTTCGACCAAATGCGTATATAAAGAACCCCTAA
- a CDS encoding M4 family metallopeptidase, protein MKFSLRYLSRTIPFIILCLGAIAASASSQKGVEIQRSDIPAFYLLEPLTGLTDIQQIASQIHQSDPDAQIRQTVIKDSSLGKVVDYIHRYADLLGTQASSHLAFLVDQAFPGSGAEEPHYIRLNQIIMRKDKSFFPIVGAEILVRISPTGQLESLSSSLVPTPQHSKEEFLNFGTIIANSSEDLRRQIFEALVENPTDGFKSWVIEVTRRAPQDSKPVPPEFLADPVSFVVASRSNMNHFFSQLGYRALFRMIRDLKQHGQIQYLVQRDLPSHNRQNPNQTYAFYWRFAHPFGSTATIDVEDSPSGFRIARVLKSLPADAAEVNINMYKAGDKFPESGLFSPAESHKFSMRSSQRRNGDDDLDVAANNIAEAVNYFFDVFKWRSYDNRGAEIKVTAKVGHKDLAQNAAWAKSPFNQFIFGKGGDVLANFVSAKDVIGHEYCHAIISSTSRLAQDNQPGALDEHACDVLGMGFEAHGTLKGMIDYQVGESVLTAKGRSGGVTALRDLLNPDRSLRDKSGRTPPKSFEEAQKPYGRYCYSSDTNDHCGRHYQMGVLNYAVALALSDTENSHPDLGINSWDRMSHVFFNVYTKRLRSNSDFQDYRKQLLGECFERAKSQSYPRPHESDCQAFEKRFSQVGIKDPQDVEASPELDDALKSSCKLLKELADKGTGSVPDFCSKYL, encoded by the coding sequence ATGAAATTTTCGTTGCGGTATCTTTCTAGAACCATTCCATTTATTATTCTGTGCTTGGGAGCAATTGCAGCTAGTGCCTCTTCCCAAAAGGGTGTAGAGATCCAGCGCTCAGATATCCCTGCGTTCTACCTTCTCGAACCCCTCACCGGCCTCACTGATATCCAACAAATCGCCAGCCAAATCCACCAGTCAGACCCAGATGCCCAGATCCGCCAAACAGTCATTAAGGATTCTTCATTAGGTAAGGTCGTGGATTACATTCACCGCTATGCTGACCTATTGGGCACCCAAGCATCCAGCCATCTGGCCTTCCTCGTTGACCAGGCTTTTCCAGGAAGCGGAGCTGAAGAACCCCATTACATTCGCCTCAATCAGATTATCATGCGAAAGGACAAAAGCTTCTTCCCCATTGTTGGTGCCGAAATTCTAGTACGGATCAGTCCGACGGGCCAGCTCGAGTCCCTCAGCTCAAGCCTTGTTCCCACCCCTCAGCATTCTAAGGAGGAATTCCTCAACTTTGGCACTATTATAGCCAACTCCTCAGAGGATTTGCGCCGCCAAATTTTTGAAGCCCTGGTGGAGAATCCAACTGATGGGTTCAAATCCTGGGTCATCGAAGTCACAAGGCGTGCACCTCAGGACTCCAAACCTGTACCTCCAGAATTTTTAGCTGACCCGGTGTCGTTTGTTGTCGCCAGCAGAAGCAATATGAACCACTTTTTTAGTCAGCTAGGTTATCGCGCCTTGTTTCGCATGATTCGCGACCTGAAACAACATGGCCAAATCCAGTACTTGGTACAGAGAGACCTCCCATCCCATAACCGGCAAAACCCGAACCAAACCTATGCCTTCTATTGGCGTTTTGCTCACCCCTTTGGATCGACAGCCACCATTGACGTTGAAGACTCACCAAGTGGTTTTCGCATTGCCCGAGTCTTAAAGTCTCTCCCAGCGGATGCCGCAGAAGTGAATATCAATATGTATAAGGCCGGAGACAAATTCCCTGAGAGTGGCCTTTTTTCCCCTGCCGAAAGCCATAAATTCTCAATGAGGTCGAGTCAGCGCCGAAATGGCGATGACGATTTGGATGTCGCTGCCAATAACATTGCTGAGGCCGTTAACTACTTTTTTGATGTCTTCAAATGGCGTAGCTACGACAACCGTGGAGCTGAAATCAAAGTAACTGCAAAGGTGGGCCACAAAGATCTGGCACAAAATGCAGCCTGGGCCAAATCCCCATTTAATCAGTTTATTTTTGGCAAAGGCGGTGACGTACTCGCAAATTTCGTCTCAGCCAAAGACGTCATTGGTCACGAGTATTGCCACGCTATTATTTCTTCAACATCACGGCTCGCTCAGGACAATCAACCCGGCGCACTGGATGAGCATGCCTGTGACGTACTGGGCATGGGCTTTGAGGCCCACGGCACTCTCAAAGGCATGATCGACTACCAGGTCGGCGAAAGCGTCCTGACTGCTAAGGGTCGCTCAGGTGGCGTTACCGCTCTGCGCGATCTATTGAATCCCGATCGATCCTTGCGGGACAAGAGTGGCCGGACACCACCCAAATCCTTTGAAGAAGCGCAAAAACCCTACGGACGCTATTGCTACTCGTCTGACACCAATGATCACTGTGGACGCCACTATCAAATGGGTGTGCTTAACTATGCGGTAGCCCTTGCCCTGAGTGACACGGAGAACTCCCATCCTGATTTGGGTATCAATAGCTGGGATCGTATGAGCCATGTCTTCTTTAATGTCTACACCAAGCGACTCCGCTCGAATTCTGACTTTCAAGATTACCGTAAACAACTACTGGGCGAGTGTTTTGAGAGAGCCAAATCTCAAAGCTACCCCCGTCCCCACGAGTCCGATTGTCAGGCTTTCGAGAAGAGATTCTCCCAGGTCGGAATCAAGGACCCGCAAGACGTCGAGGCTTCTCCCGAACTGGATGACGCTCTGAAAAGCAGTTGTAAACTTTTGAAAGAACTGGCGGATAAGGGCACTGGTAGCGTTCCCGACTTCTGCAGTAAGTACTTATAG
- a CDS encoding hemerythrin domain-containing protein encodes MSNMTHEEKLHLKTNDPMARQGEKEVEDDGISPMSPPEAFEPPAKEAIAYDEMHPFLQRLYDEHEPFKKVIDGLESALKDIKEGTMTREKDKLVRDFFEFFDQEFISHNLKEEKILFALLHNRLLESGEHSKGEVPQTAVDVLEGDHRTAIQKSAVVFNLLSIFHRLPDKSSSLMILDLALSQGFELVEELRLHIFREENVVFPLAHKLIRRDEFEAMEMKEKSGFC; translated from the coding sequence ATGAGCAATATGACGCATGAAGAAAAATTGCATTTGAAGACTAATGACCCCATGGCAAGGCAGGGGGAAAAGGAAGTGGAAGACGATGGGATCTCGCCCATGAGTCCTCCCGAGGCCTTTGAACCGCCAGCCAAAGAGGCCATCGCCTATGATGAGATGCATCCCTTTTTGCAACGCCTCTATGATGAGCATGAGCCCTTTAAGAAGGTGATCGACGGACTGGAATCAGCCCTTAAAGACATCAAAGAAGGCACCATGACTCGGGAAAAGGACAAGTTAGTCCGGGATTTCTTCGAGTTTTTCGATCAGGAGTTCATTAGCCATAATCTCAAAGAAGAAAAGATCCTCTTTGCATTGTTACACAATCGTCTTTTGGAGAGCGGCGAGCATTCAAAAGGAGAGGTCCCCCAAACAGCCGTTGATGTTTTGGAAGGGGATCATCGCACGGCCATTCAGAAGAGTGCTGTGGTGTTCAATCTGTTGTCTATTTTCCATCGGTTGCCAGACAAGAGTTCTAGCCTGATGATTTTGGATCTGGCCTTGAGCCAAGGTTTTGAATTGGTGGAAGAGCTGCGCTTGCACATCTTCCGTGAAGAAAACGTAGTCTTCCCTTTAGCCCATAAATTGATAAGGAGGGACGAGTTCGAAGCAATGGAAATGAAAGAGAAAAGCGGATTCTGTTAA
- a CDS encoding sensor histidine kinase → MNAGELLDSQSLFLRQWIHDLRSPLSALAVVTDRLQQQGAQEAEILAAALQRLQSLSGDMNPLGASDASVTLPTALQNLFLEKRTEYAQRSGVDFQFLNLMAETVKVSLPPSLFQRMISNLINNSVEAIEGNGWVRVKVWRDHGDLYIEIADTGRGIPPAVLSRVTDCGFSYGKDGGTGLGLWQAWQAAKSVGGALIVDSIWGEGTTVQVRLPIESQEYASLG, encoded by the coding sequence ATGAATGCAGGGGAACTTTTAGATAGCCAGTCACTTTTTTTGAGGCAGTGGATCCATGATTTGCGCTCGCCTCTCAGCGCTTTGGCCGTGGTCACCGATCGACTGCAGCAGCAAGGCGCTCAAGAAGCTGAAATTTTAGCGGCGGCCCTACAAAGGCTCCAGTCGCTCTCTGGAGATATGAACCCACTCGGTGCCAGTGATGCCTCAGTCACGCTCCCTACGGCACTGCAAAACCTTTTTCTGGAAAAACGCACCGAGTACGCTCAGCGTTCCGGTGTGGATTTCCAGTTCCTTAACCTCATGGCGGAGACCGTAAAGGTCTCCTTGCCTCCCTCCCTCTTTCAGCGAATGATCTCCAACCTAATTAATAACTCGGTGGAAGCAATTGAAGGGAACGGATGGGTTCGCGTGAAGGTGTGGCGGGATCATGGTGACCTATATATTGAAATCGCAGATACAGGCCGGGGCATTCCTCCGGCTGTTCTATCTCGGGTAACTGATTGTGGTTTTAGCTATGGGAAAGATGGCGGTACCGGACTTGGACTTTGGCAGGCCTGGCAGGCGGCGAAGAGTGTCGGCGGCGCCCTGATCGTCGACTCCATTTGGGGGGAGGGAACCACCGTCCAGGTTCGCTTGCCCATTGAAAGCCAAGAGTATGCATCCTTGGGGTAA